From the Candidatus Binataceae bacterium genome, the window GGTCGGCGAATGGGAAACCGGCGCGCCGTGCGCAGGCATGGCGGCTCTAACAGGCAGGCAAGGGGACACTATGGCGACCGCACCAGTTGCACAGCAGGGTGGTCTCAAGGGCTACATCGCAACCCATCGCACCCTGGAGACCTATCCGGTCGGCGCGCATCGCTGGGGCATGCTGCTGCTCACGGTGCTGGCCACAATCGTCTCGTTCTATGAATTCCAGTTTGCGCCACTGCTGCCGCTGTGGATTCCAACACTGCACTTTTCGCTTGAAGACTTCAGCCTGTTCCTGCTTTTTGCGGTGCTGCTCTCGGGCGCGTCGGCGATGATCGGCGGGCCGCTCGCCGATCGCCACGGCCGCATCATCGTCATCGACGTCTGCCTGGCCGTGATCATCGTGCTCACCTTCCTCAACCTCGTGATGGTCAATCTCTGGACCTTCGTGATAATCCGCGGGGCGATGAACCTGGTCGCAGGCCTGATGTGGGGCGCGCTGGGAGGCCTGACACGCGACATGTCGCCGCGGGTCAGCCGCGGCGCCGCCTTTGGTCTACTCACGGTTGGCGCGGTCGGCTGCATTTTTCTGTGGAATTTCATAAGCGGTTTGACGTTACCGATCTTTGGCACGTGGCAGTCGCAGATCTGGATAATGGGGATTCTTGCGATCCTGATGTATATTCCCGTGCTGCTATGGCTTAAGGATTTGCATCCCAACCTTCGACTTACCATTGTCGAGAGCGAGTCGACAGCTGCGGCATCGTCCACCGAGCACATTCGCAAGGAGACGATGGAGGTTCCGGCGAGCGGTGGCGCCGCCTTCAGGGAATTGCTCAGCCGCTGGGAGGTGTGGGTGCTGGTGGTCGGATGCGTAGGGTTCCTCACCCTGCCGATCACGAGTCAGACTTTTTTCCCGGTGATGTTCACGCGCGCCTTCCACTATAGTCCCGCGGAAGCAGCCAAGATGGCCTCGTATTTCTGGCTGCTCAATCTTTTCATGCTTGTGCCCGCCGGATTGCTCTCGGACTGGCTGAGAATTCGCAAGCCGCTTGTGTTGATCGGCACCGTCGCATCGCTTGCGGTGCTGGTCTGGTGGATTGGAACGTTCTCGAACCCGCTGCAGCACTTCGAGTTGGCCGCAGTGATGTTTGTGCTCGGCGGTCTGGTGGCTTTTGCCTTCATCCCTTGGTGCGCACAGTACTCCGAGCTGCTCGAGGATATTTCGCCGGCGCTCCAGGCGAGTGGATGGTCGTTCTTTCAGCTGATTTACCGCGGCTGGATCGCTATCTCCGGCCCAATCCTTGCTTATGTCACGGGCCATTACGGATGGGCCTCATGGATGTGGGTCGCGGCGGCGGGCATGATACTGTTTATTCCTGCGATGCTGGCGGTGCGCGGCGGATGGCTGCCGGCCAAGGCGGGCCAGGCCACGGGCGAACAGGCTGCGACTAGCGCGCGCCCTTCGCCCGCGTAAAACGCGCCGCCGCATAGCAGGCGGCAGGCTCGACGAGCGTGCAGCCACGCGCAGTGCCCGCTCGTCGAGGCGCGCGCGACCGGCGCGTGCTGATGGATAGCTGATGGCGGTACGAGTTGTAACAGTCGCACGGCCGGCGCCCGCGCTCGTCAGCCCGCGCTCGCTATGGGCAGTGCTGGTCGGACTGTGGGTGGCCTCGCTCCACCTGATGCGCAACCTGTTCGGCTTCATGCGCGGCCGCCAGGACTTCACGATTCATTTTCCCGAGCAGCGCTTCGTCCAGCCGCCCGCGATGCGCGGGATGCCGGTGCTGGTGCAGATGGAAAACGGCAAGGAGCGCTGCGTGGCATGCGGGCTGTGCGAATGGGCCTGCCCGACCACCTGCATCACGATTTACCCCGCCGAGACCGCCGATGAGGTCGAACGCTACCCCGAGGTGTTCGATATCGACATGTCGCGATGCATGTTCTGCGGCCTGTGCGAGGAGGCCTGTCCGGAGGAGGCGATCGTGATGAGCCGGCAGGTCGAGATCGCCAGCTACTCGCGACGCGGCTCGCTTTGGCACAAAGCCGATCTGCTGGTGCCGGAGGCGCAGCTCAGGACACGGCTGGATTTTCTGCGCAACCAATATGACCGCCCCTGAAGAGAAACCCGCCAAGGCGCAGGCGCTCCCCGAGCCCTCCGCGCTGCTCCGGGCGGTGATCGCGCGGCTCGGAGCGCTGGTCGTCGAGCATCGCAGCTTTCGCGGCGACGAGCGCATCCACGTCGCCCGCGCGAACATCGTCGCGGCCGCGCGGATGCTGCGCGACTCGCCCGAACTCGCCTTCGACATGCTGCTCGACATCACCGCGATCGACTACTTCGGTCAGCCCGACGATTTCCGCAACGCGCCCGAGGTCTGGGACCGCAGGCAAAACCTGATTCGCCGGCGCGGCGAATGGCGCCACCGCGTCAACCTCCCTGCACGCGGCGGCGAGCCGCGCTTCGCCGTGGTCTATCACTTCGTCTCCACCCGCCATCTCCATCGTATCCGCGTCAAATGCCGGGTGCCCGACGACGACCCGACGATCGCGACGCTGAGCGAACTGTGGCCCGGCGCCAATTGGCTGGAGCGCGAAACCTTCGACCTTTACGGCATCCGCTTCAGCGGCCATCCCGACCTGCGCCGCATCTACCTCTACGACGAGTTCGTCGGCCATCCGTTGCGCAAGGATTACGCCAAGCACGACGAGCAGCCGATTCAGCCCTATGCCGGACCAGGAGCCAACCAACCGCGCCGCCCGCACTGAAGCGCCTGCCGCACCGCCGGCCCAGTCCGACCTGCACACGCCGCCGATGCGGCTGCAGTTCGGGCCGTCGCATCCCGCGACCCACGGCACGGTCAAGATGGTGCTCGACCTCGACGGCGAGCGCGTGGCGCGCGCCGACATCCAGGTCGGCTTTCTCCATCGCGGCTTCGAGAAGGAGTGCGAGAGCGGCTACTACTACCAGAACATCCCCTACACCGACCGCCTCAACTACAGCTCGCCCATCCTGAACAACATCGGTTACTGCATGGCCGTGGAGAAGCTGTTGGATCTGCGAACGCCGCCGCGCTGCGACTTCATCCGCGTGATCGCGGGCGAGATCTCGCGCATGAGCGACCATTACCTGTGCCTGGGCGCGATGGGGCTGGAGCTCGCCGCGATGACGCCTTTTCTCTACCTACTCGAGGCGCGCGAGCTGATGATGGACCTGCTGGACGCGCTGTGCGGCGCACGCGTCACCACCAACTACATCCGTATCGGTGGCGTGCTTGCCGACCTGCCCGCGGGCTTCACGAGCTTCGCGACCGAGCGGCTCGACCGCTCGCTTCGGCTGCTCGAGGACGCCGACAAGCTGCTGACGGAGAATCCGGTCTTCCGCGAGCGCGTCGAGGGCACCGGCTACATGGCGCCAGCCGAGCTGGTTGCGCATGGTGTCACCGGCCCGCTGCTGCGCGCGGGCGGTGTGCCCTACGACGTTCGCCGCGTCCATCCGTACCTGGTGTACGGAGATTTGGACTTCGATGTTCCGGTCGGCCAGCACAGCGACAACTTCGATCGCTACCTGGTGCGGCTGGAGGAGCTGCGCCAGAGCCGCCGGATGATCATGCAGTGCCTGGAGAAGATTCCCGACGGCCCGGTCAACTGCGACGACCCGCGGATGCGATGGCCGCGCAAAGGGCGCGTGTTCAACCGAATGGAGGAGCTGATCGACCAGTTCAAGCTGGTCACAGAGGGCGGGATCGTGCCGCCGGGCGAGGTCTATCACGCGGTCGAGGGCGCCAACGGCGAGCTGGGCTTTTACATCGTGAGCGACGGCACCGGCAAGCCGTACAAATGCCGCTGCCGCTCGCCGAGCTTTTCCAACATGTCGGCGCTGGAGAAAATGATCACGGGTGGGATGTTGGCCGACGTGGTGCCGACCTTCGACCTGATCAACATGATCGGCGGCGAGTGCGACCGCTGAGCGGCGGCCGCGAAGTGCAATGGGTCTGTCTTGCGAAACGCAAACGAAGATCCGCGCGGAGATCGCGCGCTTTCCCAATCCGCGCGGCGCGCTGCTCGCGGCGCTCCATCTGGCGCGCGATGAGCTGGGCGGGCTCGACGGCCGCGTCTTCGCCGAGCTGGCGGCGATCTTTGCGATGCGCGCCAACGAGGTCGCTGAAGTCGCCTCGTTCTATTCGCTCTACAACCTGCCGCGCGCCCAGGCGGTCTTCCAGGTCTGCACCAACCTGCCCTGCTGCCTGCGCGGCGCGCGCGGCGTCGTGCGCGAGCTCGAGCGCCGGCTCGGAATCAAGTCGGGCACGGCGGCCGCCGACGGCCGCTTCGCAATCGTCGAGGTCGAATGCCTCGGCTCGTGCGCGACCGCGCCGGTGATCCAGGTCAACCGCAATCCGTACCTGGAAAACGTCACGCCCGAGTACACGGCCTCGCTGCTCGCCTCGCCCGAGGCGGCGCGCGCCGCGCGCCGGGGCGCGCCGATCATCTCGCGCGTCGGCGACGGCGTCGTCGGCTACCTGCTGCCGCGCGCCGACGAGTGCTGGCTGACGCTCGATGAGTACCGCGCGCACGGCGGGTTCCAGGCGGTCCGCAAGGCGAGCGAGATGGCGCCCAAGGACCTGGTCGCGCTGGTGCGCGAGGCCAACCTGCGCGGGCGCGGCGGGGCCGGCTTCGTCACCGGGCTCAAGTGGTCGTTCATGCCGCCGCGTGACGGACGCCCGCGTTATCTCGCGGTCAACGCCGACGAGAGCGAGCCCGGCACCTTCAAGGACCGCCAGCTAATGGAGCGCAACCCGTTCCTGCCCCTGGAGGGGATCATGATCGCCGCGATGGCGATCGAGGCCGACGCCGCCTTCATCTATATCCGCGGCGAGTACGTCGAGCCCTTCGAGCGGATGAGCGCGGCAATCCGCGAGCTCTACCGGGCCGGCATCGTTGGCGAGCGCGCGCTCGGCTTCAACCGCCGCTTCGACATCACGATCCAGCAAGGCGCCGGCGCGTATATCTGCGGCGAGGAAAGCGGGATGCTCGAGTCGATGGAGGGCAAGAAGGGGCAGCCGCGCAAGCGCCCGCCGTTCCCTGCGACCGCCGGGCTGTGGGGCCAGCCGACCACGGTCGATAACGTCGAGACGCTCGCGCACGTGCCCACGATCGTGATGCGCGGCGCGCAATGGTTTCTCGACGAGGGCGTCAAGAACGCCGCCGGCCACACCCTGTTCGGGGTGAGCGGGCACGTCAACCGCCCGGGCGTTTTCGAATTGCGCCTGGGCGTGCGACTGCGCGACCTGATCTACAATTACGCTGGCGGCGTACCTGGCGGGCGCCCAATAAAGGCGGTGATCCCCGGCGGCGTCTCGATGCCGGTGCTGCGCGGCGACCAGATCGATGTCGCGATGGATCACGAATCGCTGCGCGCCGCCGGCACGCTCATCGGCACCGGCGGCGTGATCGTGATGGACGAACGCACGTGCATGGTGCGTGCGGCGCTGGTGGTCGCGCGGTTTTTCGAGCATGAATCCTGCGGGCAGTGCACCCAGTGCCGCGAGGGCACCGGGTGGACCTACAGGATGCTGCGCCGGATCGAGCGCGGCGAGGGCGAGCCGCAGGACCTCCAGACGCTCGCCGACTGCTGCGCGTTTATGGACGGCAAATGCATTTGCGCGCTCGCGGACGGCGCGTCGTGGGCGGCGCGCGCCTTCCTTAACCAGTTCCGCCCCGATTTCGAAGCGCACATCGCCGAGCATCGATGCCCCTTCCCGGAGAGCTTCGAGGTATGAGCGAAGACCGCCCGCAGCGCGACCGGGCGCCGGCGCGCAATGCGATCGTCGCGCTTCTCGGCACGCCCGATCGCACTGACGGCAGCCTCGACGAGCCGCGCACGCAGGAGGAAAACGGCGTGCGCTTCAACGAACGATGGCTGTACACGCATCTGAAGGACGACCCGGCAGGCGCTGCGATGCGCGTGGTATACTGGATGCGCTACGACTTCCGCGGCACCTTCGTGCGCAACGCCGAGGACGAGCCGTGGCGTCCCGATCGGGCGCTGATCGACGCCGCCGCCAGGCGCGGCTCTCGTCTGCCGCACATCGACCCCTCGCGCAACCCGCCGGTCAAGCCGAGCGCGCAGTATCGCCCGGCCTCGGAGCTCGCGGACAAGCCCGATCTCGGCGGCGGCATCCAGGAAAAGAAATAGAGCCAGCGCGGTGCGGAGTGGCGGACGGCTTGCGGTCGTTTGGGGGGCCGTTGTTACCGCTGGCGGAGGAGCACTTCGCGCGCTGATTATTCCGCCCCATGCAACCTTGCTCAGAGCCAAAACCGGGATGATTCTTTGCGCTTGCCAATCCGCAGATGTTTATGAAAATCTGCTTTGGCCTCGAAAACGAACCGTTTGGGATAATTGAGTAAAGAATGAAGCATACGCGGGGGGAACCAGGGTGGAATTCGGATCCGGATGTGATCGGTGGGCGCCTAGTCGAGCGGTTCTTTCCACGATAGCACTGGTTGCGGTTCTGATTACGGCGTGCGGGGGAAAGTCCTACGCGAGCTATCCTTTCCCGTTCGACCGTACCCATGGCGAAGGCGACCTCATCAGCATTCAGCCTGTTACGTCTTACCCGACGGCGACGACGCCCGGCTCGGTCGGATTGGACAGCTTTTACGCTCAACTCATCTGCAATCAGTTAACCAGTCAGGAGTGCGCAGCCAACATCGCCAATCTCGATGTTCCCGAATTCGGGAACTTCAACCTGAATGCGAATCCGATCGGTAACAATCCACTTGGAATTGAAGCGATCGACGCGGTCAAAATCGACTACGGCGCGATCAACGTTGATGGCAGTCCGGTTACGGTTTCAGGCGGGATCGAAATCCCGGAAATCGCACACCGCCGCCTGAAGGGAATCATTCTTTATTTTCACGGCACAACCGTCCAGCGCAGCAACGTCCCTTCGACTTTCACGCCGACTGATACCATCGCCGGATACACCGACAGTATCCTGATGGCAGCGGTATGGGCCTCGCAGGGATACATAGTGGTGATGCCCGACTACATCGGGCTTGGCGATGACCTCGCGCACGTGCATCCATACGTGATTTATCCGCGCGAGAACGCGCAGAGCGGAATGGCGATGCTTAAGGCGGCGCGCGCTTACCTCAGATCGGCGTACAAAATCAAGCGGCGGCTGCCGCTCCTGATCACGGGCTATTCCGAAGGCGGTGCATATGCACTGCGGGCGGCGCATCTGATGCAGGCCAATCCGCGCTATGAGTCGGTCCTAAACGTCAAGCTGCGCAAGGCCGCGCCGATGTCGGGGTTCTTCGATCTGTCGGGCACCGGCTTGCCTTACCTGTTCGACAATATCTCGAGCACAAACAATCCGTGGTTCTCCCTGAATCCGACCGTCTCGGCATTGAGCAAGCCTTATCTGAGCGCGTACCTGGTGCTCAGCTTCGGAAGTTACTCCGGGGTGGTGCCGACGGAAATCCTGGCCGACAAGTTTTATAACTGCCCGTCAGGGACGAGCGAATGCGGCGCGGGCGACAATCTCGACGGACTCTATTTCACAGCGCCTCAGAACCCCACGCCGTATGACTCGGTGGTGCTTACGCTCGCGTACGCGCTGGCAACCCAGACCGGATGGAGCACCAGCAACAATGCGGTGACGCCGCTGATGACTGATACCTACGCACAGGCGCTGATGAATCGCGACCCGACGAATCCGCTGTACGCCCAGATTGTTGCCGCCGATACTTATCACTTCGTGCCGAGATTCCCCGTCACGCTGGTATCCCTGGCGCAGGATTCGGTGGTGACTCGGGTAAATTCCGACGTCGCCTACTCCTACTTCGTCCGCAAGAAGCCGCACGGCCCCTACAAGGAAGATTTGATCGACAACAACAACTTCCTCGCGATGGGAATCGCGAGCGTCGGACCGATCGATCACACCTCGGAACTGCCGTTCCTAAGCGTGCTTGTGCTCCACGAATTCAACAAGGTGCTGAAGCTAAGCCCTGATCTTCTCGCTCCAGGTGAGGCTGCCATAAACGAGTTGGCGACGGAGCCAGCGACTGACTAATCGATGGAAGCGAAGATGAGGACGACGCGGAACAGGATGTCAGTAGGAAGCTCTCGACCGTCCTCCGCCCCCCCGCCGGGACAAAACTCCTGGACATGAAGGAATGAACTCCCTCGCTCACGTGGCGTCGGTGTAAACCTCGGTGAAGGCGGGATTGACCGCGCGGCCGTGGTAGAAGATCGCCGGCCCCAGATGGTCCTCGGTCCAGGTGATCGTCGGCATGTCCCGGGTAACAAAATAGCCCAGTCCGGCGAAGGTCTCGTTGCGGTTGCCCGCCGGATCGAAGAAGTAGATGGTCGCCCCGCGGGTGATTCCGTGACGGGTCGGGCCGACGTCGATCTTGACCCTGTGCTTGGACATCACGTCGGCCGCGCGCAGCACGTCGTTCCAGCTATCCAGGTAATAGGCAAAGTGATGGAAGCCCGGGCGCGGACCGCCGATTATCGCGATGTCGTGCGGCTTGCTCGAGCACGAGAGAAACGCGCCCGCTTGGATCGAATTGCCTGGCCCCACCATCACCTGCTCGGTGAGCTGGAACCCCAGAACCTCGATGAAGAAGCGGCAGGTGTCGGCGACCCGATTGATCCCCTGCGCCGGCTCGATCTCCGCAACCAGCAGGCAGTGGTCCAGATGCATCGCGCCCGCGCCCTTCAGATCGTCCGGCCACGGGTCGGGATTGAGCGTGCCGACGTTTTTGCCGACCGCCTCTTTTTCGGCGAACAGCACCAGCTTGTGGCTGGAGGGCAGCGCGATGCGCAGCGCGCGGCCGACGAAGGGGATTGCGCCGGCGCGCAGCAGCTCGACCGCGGCGCCCGCCCCTGACGCCTTCTCACCGATCGCGTCGAGGTCGCAGTCGCGCTCGACCTTGTAGGCGATATAGTTCACGCCGGGTTTCTCGCCAAGCGTAAGGATCAGGCTGTAGCGATCCCATTCGTCCCACGCCTTGTAGCAGGTCGTGCCGTCAGCGTCGCGATGGGTTTCGTAGAGGCCGACGACGTTGGCGTAGTGGTCGCGGGCTTTTTCGAGGTCGGTCACCCGGACC encodes:
- a CDS encoding lipase family protein, translated to MEFGSGCDRWAPSRAVLSTIALVAVLITACGGKSYASYPFPFDRTHGEGDLISIQPVTSYPTATTPGSVGLDSFYAQLICNQLTSQECAANIANLDVPEFGNFNLNANPIGNNPLGIEAIDAVKIDYGAINVDGSPVTVSGGIEIPEIAHRRLKGIILYFHGTTVQRSNVPSTFTPTDTIAGYTDSILMAAVWASQGYIVVMPDYIGLGDDLAHVHPYVIYPRENAQSGMAMLKAARAYLRSAYKIKRRLPLLITGYSEGGAYALRAAHLMQANPRYESVLNVKLRKAAPMSGFFDLSGTGLPYLFDNISSTNNPWFSLNPTVSALSKPYLSAYLVLSFGSYSGVVPTEILADKFYNCPSGTSECGAGDNLDGLYFTAPQNPTPYDSVVLTLAYALATQTGWSTSNNAVTPLMTDTYAQALMNRDPTNPLYAQIVAADTYHFVPRFPVTLVSLAQDSVVTRVNSDVAYSYFVRKKPHGPYKEDLIDNNNFLAMGIASVGPIDHTSELPFLSVLVLHEFNKVLKLSPDLLAPGEAAINELATEPATD
- a CDS encoding NADH-quinone oxidoreductase subunit I, with the protein product MAVRVVTVARPAPALVSPRSLWAVLVGLWVASLHLMRNLFGFMRGRQDFTIHFPEQRFVQPPAMRGMPVLVQMENGKERCVACGLCEWACPTTCITIYPAETADEVERYPEVFDIDMSRCMFCGLCEEACPEEAIVMSRQVEIASYSRRGSLWHKADLLVPEAQLRTRLDFLRNQYDRP
- a CDS encoding NADH-quinone oxidoreductase subunit D; protein product: MPDQEPTNRAARTEAPAAPPAQSDLHTPPMRLQFGPSHPATHGTVKMVLDLDGERVARADIQVGFLHRGFEKECESGYYYQNIPYTDRLNYSSPILNNIGYCMAVEKLLDLRTPPRCDFIRVIAGEISRMSDHYLCLGAMGLELAAMTPFLYLLEARELMMDLLDALCGARVTTNYIRIGGVLADLPAGFTSFATERLDRSLRLLEDADKLLTENPVFRERVEGTGYMAPAELVAHGVTGPLLRAGGVPYDVRRVHPYLVYGDLDFDVPVGQHSDNFDRYLVRLEELRQSRRMIMQCLEKIPDGPVNCDDPRMRWPRKGRVFNRMEELIDQFKLVTEGGIVPPGEVYHAVEGANGELGFYIVSDGTGKPYKCRCRSPSFSNMSALEKMITGGMLADVVPTFDLINMIGGECDR
- a CDS encoding catechol 2,3-dioxygenase — encoded protein: MRIGHVSVRVTDLEKARDHYANVVGLYETHRDADGTTCYKAWDEWDRYSLILTLGEKPGVNYIAYKVERDCDLDAIGEKASGAGAAVELLRAGAIPFVGRALRIALPSSHKLVLFAEKEAVGKNVGTLNPDPWPDDLKGAGAMHLDHCLLVAEIEPAQGINRVADTCRFFIEVLGFQLTEQVMVGPGNSIQAGAFLSCSSKPHDIAIIGGPRPGFHHFAYYLDSWNDVLRAADVMSKHRVKIDVGPTRHGITRGATIYFFDPAGNRNETFAGLGYFVTRDMPTITWTEDHLGPAIFYHGRAVNPAFTEVYTDAT
- the nuoF gene encoding NADH-quinone oxidoreductase subunit NuoF, which gives rise to MGLSCETQTKIRAEIARFPNPRGALLAALHLARDELGGLDGRVFAELAAIFAMRANEVAEVASFYSLYNLPRAQAVFQVCTNLPCCLRGARGVVRELERRLGIKSGTAAADGRFAIVEVECLGSCATAPVIQVNRNPYLENVTPEYTASLLASPEAARAARRGAPIISRVGDGVVGYLLPRADECWLTLDEYRAHGGFQAVRKASEMAPKDLVALVREANLRGRGGAGFVTGLKWSFMPPRDGRPRYLAVNADESEPGTFKDRQLMERNPFLPLEGIMIAAMAIEADAAFIYIRGEYVEPFERMSAAIRELYRAGIVGERALGFNRRFDITIQQGAGAYICGEESGMLESMEGKKGQPRKRPPFPATAGLWGQPTTVDNVETLAHVPTIVMRGAQWFLDEGVKNAAGHTLFGVSGHVNRPGVFELRLGVRLRDLIYNYAGGVPGGRPIKAVIPGGVSMPVLRGDQIDVAMDHESLRAAGTLIGTGGVIVMDERTCMVRAALVVARFFEHESCGQCTQCREGTGWTYRMLRRIERGEGEPQDLQTLADCCAFMDGKCICALADGASWAARAFLNQFRPDFEAHIAEHRCPFPESFEV
- a CDS encoding NADH-quinone oxidoreductase subunit C, producing the protein MTAPEEKPAKAQALPEPSALLRAVIARLGALVVEHRSFRGDERIHVARANIVAAARMLRDSPELAFDMLLDITAIDYFGQPDDFRNAPEVWDRRQNLIRRRGEWRHRVNLPARGGEPRFAVVYHFVSTRHLHRIRVKCRVPDDDPTIATLSELWPGANWLERETFDLYGIRFSGHPDLRRIYLYDEFVGHPLRKDYAKHDEQPIQPYAGPGANQPRRPH
- a CDS encoding MFS transporter; the protein is MPLEDQLTHSWANERSGAGRGDGARTLTVGEWETGAPCAGMAALTGRQGDTMATAPVAQQGGLKGYIATHRTLETYPVGAHRWGMLLLTVLATIVSFYEFQFAPLLPLWIPTLHFSLEDFSLFLLFAVLLSGASAMIGGPLADRHGRIIVIDVCLAVIIVLTFLNLVMVNLWTFVIIRGAMNLVAGLMWGALGGLTRDMSPRVSRGAAFGLLTVGAVGCIFLWNFISGLTLPIFGTWQSQIWIMGILAILMYIPVLLWLKDLHPNLRLTIVESESTAAASSTEHIRKETMEVPASGGAAFRELLSRWEVWVLVVGCVGFLTLPITSQTFFPVMFTRAFHYSPAEAAKMASYFWLLNLFMLVPAGLLSDWLRIRKPLVLIGTVASLAVLVWWIGTFSNPLQHFELAAVMFVLGGLVAFAFIPWCAQYSELLEDISPALQASGWSFFQLIYRGWIAISGPILAYVTGHYGWASWMWVAAAGMILFIPAMLAVRGGWLPAKAGQATGEQAATSARPSPA